From one Eucalyptus grandis isolate ANBG69807.140 chromosome 9, ASM1654582v1, whole genome shotgun sequence genomic stretch:
- the LOC104419693 gene encoding D-2-hydroxyglutarate dehydrogenase, mitochondrial isoform X2 produces MKMHGWRASARRILKLSSRPGRGNPARHGSLHRSGGSCRGTQFYFGHKQPLSVHLHGKECALGVSFIQSQCFGSVATKIQRNPEFATINSDDIRYFRDLLGEKNVIQDEDALLAANMDWMRKYKGSSKLLLLPRSTEEVSQVLKYCNSRCLAVVPQGGNTGLVGGSVPVFDEVIVNLGSMNKVISFDEVSGILVSEAGCILESLVNFLDNNGFIMPLDLGSKGSCQIGGNVSTNAGGLRLIRYGSLHANVLGLEAVLANGDVLDMLGTLRKDNTGYDLKHLFIGSEGSLGIVTKVSILTPPKLSSVNVAFLACTDYLSCQKLLLEARRKLGEVLSAFEFLDEQAMDLALNHLEGVRNPLPPALHKFYVLIETTGSDERSDREKLEVFLAHSMEEGLISDGVVAQDIQQASSVWNIREGIAEALMKAGAVYKYDLSIPVEKIYDIVEELRNKLGHLARVVGFGHLGDGNLHLNISCPQYDDAVLAQIEPFVYEWTSKHGGSISAEHGLGLMKADKIFYSKSPAAVQLMASVKNLLDPNHILNPYKVLPHSLSSP; encoded by the exons ATGAAGATGCACGGGTGGAGAGCTTCGGCTCGCCGCATCCTCAAGCTCTCCTCGCGTCCCGGTCGCGGCAATCCGGCTCGTCACG GCTCACTGCATCGCTCCGGCGGATCTTGCCGGGGAACTCAATTTTATTTCGGACACAAGCAGCCTCTTTCCGTGCATTTACATGGGAAAGAATGTGCTTTGGGAGTAAGCTTTATCCAAAGTCAATGCTTTGGTTCCGTGGCCACAAAGATTCAGAGGAACCCTGAGTTCGCCACGATAAATTCGGATGACATAAGGTATTTTAGGGACTTGTTGGGGGAGAAAAATGTTATCCAGGATGAAGATGCTCTCCTGGCTGCAAATATGGATTGGATGCGGAAGTACAAAGGTTCGAGTAAGCTTCTGCTTCTGCCTCGGAGCACTGAAGAG GTCTCTCAAGTTCTCAAATATTGTAACTCCAGATGCTTGGCTGTTGTTCCTCAGGGTGGGAACACTGGTCTTGTTGGAGGAAGCGTGCCTGTTTTTGATGAG GTGATTGTGAACTTAGGTTCCATGAATAAAGTCATATCTTTTGATGAG GTTAGCGGTATACTAGTTTCTGAAGCAGGGTGCATACTGGAAAGCTTGGTGAATTTTCTAGACAACAATGG ATTTATTATGCCACTGGACTTAGGTTCAAAGGGAAGCTGCCAAATTGGAGGAAATGTTTCAACTAATGCTGGTGGGCTGCGCCTTATCCGATATGGCTCACTTCATGCTAATGTGCTCG GTCTTGAAGCAGTTTTAGCTAATGGAGATGTGCTCGACATGCTCGGTACTTTACGCAAAGACAACACTGGGTATGATCTGAAGCATTTGTTTATAG GCAGTGAGGGGTCCCTGGGAATTGTTACAAAGGTGTCAATTCTGACTCCTCCAAAGTTATCATCAGTTAATGTAGCTTTTCTTGCATGTACAGACTATTTAAGCTGCCAG AAACTTTTGTTGGAAGCGAGGAGGAAACTGGGAGAAGTTCTCTCTGCTTTTGAGTTTTTGGATGAACAGGCAATGGATCTT GCACTAAACCATTTAGAAGGAGTCCGAAATCCATTACCTCCTGCACTGCACAAGTTTTATGTTCTGATAGAGACGACAGGGAGCGATGAACGTTCAGACAG AGAAAAGCTTGAAGTTTTCCTTGCTCATTCCATGGAAGAAGGCTTGATTTCAGATGGTGTTGTTGCACAGGACATCCAGCAGGCATCATCAGTTTGGAATATTCGTGAG GGTATAGCAGAAGCATTGATGAAAGCAGGGGCTGTCTACAAATATGATTTATCAATACCTgttgaaaagatttatgatatTGTGGAGGAACTGCGAAATAAACTTG GACACTTGGCCAGGGTCGTGGGATTTGGGCACCTTGGAGATGGAAACCTGCATCTCAATATTTCATGTCCTCAATATGATGATGCC GTATTAGCACAGATTGAACCTTTTGTCTATGAATGGACCTCTAAGCATGGTGGAAGTATTAGTGCGGAGCACGGCTTGGGACTGATGAAAGCTGATAAGATTTTCTACAGCAAGTCACCTGCAGCT GTGCAATTGATGGCTTCCGTCAAGAACTTGCTGGACCCCAATCACATACTTAACCCGTACAAAGTTCTTCCCCATTCTCTAAGTTCCCCGTGA
- the LOC104419693 gene encoding D-2-hydroxyglutarate dehydrogenase, mitochondrial isoform X1 gives MKMDGWRASARRILKLSSRPAPAPRFAPGRGNPARHGSLHRSGGSCRGTQFYFGHKQPLSVHLHGKECALGVSFIQSQCFGSVATKIQRNPEFATINSDDIRYFRDLLGEKNVIQDEDALLAANMDWMRKYKGSSKLLLLPRSTEEVSQVLKYCNSRCLAVVPQGGNTGLVGGSVPVFDEVIVNLGSMNKVISFDEVSGILVSEAGCILESLVNFLDNNGFIMPLDLGSKGSCQIGGNVSTNAGGLRLIRYGSLHANVLGLEAVLANGDVLDMLGTLRKDNTGYDLKHLFIGSEGSLGIVTKVSILTPPKLSSVNVAFLACTDYLSCQKLLLEARRKLGEVLSAFEFLDEQAMDLALNHLEGVRNPLPPALHKFYVLIETTGSDERSDREKLEVFLAHSMEEGLISDGVVAQDIQQASSVWNIREGIAEALMKAGAVYKYDLSIPVEKIYDIVEELRNKLGHLARVVGFGHLGDGNLHLNISCPQYDDAVLAQIEPFVYEWTSKHGGSISAEHGLGLMKADKIFYSKSPAAVQLMASVKNLLDPNHILNPYKVLPHSLSSP, from the exons GCTCACTGCATCGCTCCGGCGGATCTTGCCGGGGAACTCAATTTTATTTCGGACACAAGCAGCCTCTTTCCGTGCATTTACATGGGAAAGAATGTGCTTTGGGAGTAAGCTTTATCCAAAGTCAATGCTTTGGTTCCGTGGCCACAAAGATTCAGAGGAACCCTGAGTTCGCCACGATAAATTCGGATGACATAAGGTATTTTAGGGACTTGTTGGGGGAGAAAAATGTTATCCAGGATGAAGATGCTCTCCTGGCTGCAAATATGGATTGGATGCGGAAGTACAAAGGTTCGAGTAAGCTTCTGCTTCTGCCTCGGAGCACTGAAGAG GTCTCTCAAGTTCTCAAATATTGTAACTCCAGATGCTTGGCTGTTGTTCCTCAGGGTGGGAACACTGGTCTTGTTGGAGGAAGCGTGCCTGTTTTTGATGAG GTGATTGTGAACTTAGGTTCCATGAATAAAGTCATATCTTTTGATGAG GTTAGCGGTATACTAGTTTCTGAAGCAGGGTGCATACTGGAAAGCTTGGTGAATTTTCTAGACAACAATGG ATTTATTATGCCACTGGACTTAGGTTCAAAGGGAAGCTGCCAAATTGGAGGAAATGTTTCAACTAATGCTGGTGGGCTGCGCCTTATCCGATATGGCTCACTTCATGCTAATGTGCTCG GTCTTGAAGCAGTTTTAGCTAATGGAGATGTGCTCGACATGCTCGGTACTTTACGCAAAGACAACACTGGGTATGATCTGAAGCATTTGTTTATAG GCAGTGAGGGGTCCCTGGGAATTGTTACAAAGGTGTCAATTCTGACTCCTCCAAAGTTATCATCAGTTAATGTAGCTTTTCTTGCATGTACAGACTATTTAAGCTGCCAG AAACTTTTGTTGGAAGCGAGGAGGAAACTGGGAGAAGTTCTCTCTGCTTTTGAGTTTTTGGATGAACAGGCAATGGATCTT GCACTAAACCATTTAGAAGGAGTCCGAAATCCATTACCTCCTGCACTGCACAAGTTTTATGTTCTGATAGAGACGACAGGGAGCGATGAACGTTCAGACAG AGAAAAGCTTGAAGTTTTCCTTGCTCATTCCATGGAAGAAGGCTTGATTTCAGATGGTGTTGTTGCACAGGACATCCAGCAGGCATCATCAGTTTGGAATATTCGTGAG GGTATAGCAGAAGCATTGATGAAAGCAGGGGCTGTCTACAAATATGATTTATCAATACCTgttgaaaagatttatgatatTGTGGAGGAACTGCGAAATAAACTTG GACACTTGGCCAGGGTCGTGGGATTTGGGCACCTTGGAGATGGAAACCTGCATCTCAATATTTCATGTCCTCAATATGATGATGCC GTATTAGCACAGATTGAACCTTTTGTCTATGAATGGACCTCTAAGCATGGTGGAAGTATTAGTGCGGAGCACGGCTTGGGACTGATGAAAGCTGATAAGATTTTCTACAGCAAGTCACCTGCAGCT GTGCAATTGATGGCTTCCGTCAAGAACTTGCTGGACCCCAATCACATACTTAACCCGTACAAAGTTCTTCCCCATTCTCTAAGTTCCCCGTGA
- the LOC104419693 gene encoding D-2-hydroxyglutarate dehydrogenase, mitochondrial isoform X3 translates to MKMDGWRASARRILKLSSRPAPAPRFAPGRGNPARHGSLHRSGGSCRGTQFYFGHKQPLSVHLHGKECALGVSFIQSQCFGSVATKIQRNPEFATINSDDIRYFRDLLGEKNVIQDEDALLAANMDWMRKYKGSSKLLLLPRSTEEGGNTGLVGGSVPVFDEVIVNLGSMNKVISFDEVSGILVSEAGCILESLVNFLDNNGFIMPLDLGSKGSCQIGGNVSTNAGGLRLIRYGSLHANVLGLEAVLANGDVLDMLGTLRKDNTGYDLKHLFIGSEGSLGIVTKVSILTPPKLSSVNVAFLACTDYLSCQKLLLEARRKLGEVLSAFEFLDEQAMDLALNHLEGVRNPLPPALHKFYVLIETTGSDERSDREKLEVFLAHSMEEGLISDGVVAQDIQQASSVWNIREGIAEALMKAGAVYKYDLSIPVEKIYDIVEELRNKLGHLARVVGFGHLGDGNLHLNISCPQYDDAVLAQIEPFVYEWTSKHGGSISAEHGLGLMKADKIFYSKSPAAVQLMASVKNLLDPNHILNPYKVLPHSLSSP, encoded by the exons GCTCACTGCATCGCTCCGGCGGATCTTGCCGGGGAACTCAATTTTATTTCGGACACAAGCAGCCTCTTTCCGTGCATTTACATGGGAAAGAATGTGCTTTGGGAGTAAGCTTTATCCAAAGTCAATGCTTTGGTTCCGTGGCCACAAAGATTCAGAGGAACCCTGAGTTCGCCACGATAAATTCGGATGACATAAGGTATTTTAGGGACTTGTTGGGGGAGAAAAATGTTATCCAGGATGAAGATGCTCTCCTGGCTGCAAATATGGATTGGATGCGGAAGTACAAAGGTTCGAGTAAGCTTCTGCTTCTGCCTCGGAGCACTGAAGAG GGTGGGAACACTGGTCTTGTTGGAGGAAGCGTGCCTGTTTTTGATGAG GTGATTGTGAACTTAGGTTCCATGAATAAAGTCATATCTTTTGATGAG GTTAGCGGTATACTAGTTTCTGAAGCAGGGTGCATACTGGAAAGCTTGGTGAATTTTCTAGACAACAATGG ATTTATTATGCCACTGGACTTAGGTTCAAAGGGAAGCTGCCAAATTGGAGGAAATGTTTCAACTAATGCTGGTGGGCTGCGCCTTATCCGATATGGCTCACTTCATGCTAATGTGCTCG GTCTTGAAGCAGTTTTAGCTAATGGAGATGTGCTCGACATGCTCGGTACTTTACGCAAAGACAACACTGGGTATGATCTGAAGCATTTGTTTATAG GCAGTGAGGGGTCCCTGGGAATTGTTACAAAGGTGTCAATTCTGACTCCTCCAAAGTTATCATCAGTTAATGTAGCTTTTCTTGCATGTACAGACTATTTAAGCTGCCAG AAACTTTTGTTGGAAGCGAGGAGGAAACTGGGAGAAGTTCTCTCTGCTTTTGAGTTTTTGGATGAACAGGCAATGGATCTT GCACTAAACCATTTAGAAGGAGTCCGAAATCCATTACCTCCTGCACTGCACAAGTTTTATGTTCTGATAGAGACGACAGGGAGCGATGAACGTTCAGACAG AGAAAAGCTTGAAGTTTTCCTTGCTCATTCCATGGAAGAAGGCTTGATTTCAGATGGTGTTGTTGCACAGGACATCCAGCAGGCATCATCAGTTTGGAATATTCGTGAG GGTATAGCAGAAGCATTGATGAAAGCAGGGGCTGTCTACAAATATGATTTATCAATACCTgttgaaaagatttatgatatTGTGGAGGAACTGCGAAATAAACTTG GACACTTGGCCAGGGTCGTGGGATTTGGGCACCTTGGAGATGGAAACCTGCATCTCAATATTTCATGTCCTCAATATGATGATGCC GTATTAGCACAGATTGAACCTTTTGTCTATGAATGGACCTCTAAGCATGGTGGAAGTATTAGTGCGGAGCACGGCTTGGGACTGATGAAAGCTGATAAGATTTTCTACAGCAAGTCACCTGCAGCT GTGCAATTGATGGCTTCCGTCAAGAACTTGCTGGACCCCAATCACATACTTAACCCGTACAAAGTTCTTCCCCATTCTCTAAGTTCCCCGTGA